One Pseudomonas sp. MH9.2 DNA segment encodes these proteins:
- a CDS encoding gamma-glutamyl-gamma-aminobutyrate hydrolase family protein: protein MSRLPLIGVTACTKQIGLHSYHISGDKYVRAVAIAAKGLPLILPSLAELFNTAQILASVDGLLFTGSPSNVDPSYYDGPASAPGTAHDPDRDRTTLPLIRAAVAAGVPVLGICRGFQEMNVAFGGSLHQRVHEVGTFMDHREQDNEPLEVQYGPSHILHIQPGGVLAGLGLPSDIQVNSIHGQGVERLAPGLRVEALAPDGLIEAVSVAAGSGFALGVQWHPEWQVTSNPHYLAIFQAFGDACRKRAIQRDAAASESA from the coding sequence ATGTCTCGCCTGCCGTTAATCGGCGTGACCGCCTGCACCAAGCAGATCGGTCTGCACAGTTATCACATCAGTGGCGACAAGTACGTCCGCGCAGTCGCAATCGCTGCCAAGGGCTTGCCGCTGATATTGCCGTCACTGGCTGAATTATTTAACACGGCCCAGATACTCGCCAGCGTCGATGGACTCCTGTTCACCGGCTCGCCCTCCAATGTCGACCCCTCCTATTACGACGGTCCAGCCAGCGCGCCGGGCACCGCTCATGATCCTGATCGTGACCGCACTACTCTACCCCTGATTCGTGCTGCTGTGGCGGCGGGCGTACCGGTGTTGGGAATTTGCCGGGGGTTTCAGGAGATGAACGTGGCCTTCGGTGGCAGCCTGCATCAGCGTGTTCATGAAGTTGGAACATTCATGGACCACCGTGAACAGGATAACGAGCCGCTCGAAGTCCAGTACGGGCCAAGCCATATCCTGCATATCCAGCCGGGCGGCGTGCTCGCGGGCCTTGGCCTGCCAAGCGACATTCAAGTCAATTCGATTCATGGTCAGGGCGTTGAGCGTCTGGCGCCGGGCTTGCGCGTCGAGGCTCTGGCGCCTGACGGGTTGATCGAGGCGGTCTCGGTCGCGGCAGGCTCGGGTTTTGCTTTAGGTGTGCAATGGCACCCCGAGTGGCAAGTGACCTCGAATCCGCATTATCTTGCGATTTTCCAGGCATTTGGCGATGCCTGTAGAAAGCGGGCAATACAACGCGACGCAGCCGCGTCAGAAAGTGCCTGA
- a CDS encoding glutamine synthetase family protein: MSTNLDQLTDWLKEHKITEVECMIADLTGITRGKISPTNKFIAEKGMRLPESVLLQTVTGDYVEDDIYYELLDPADIDMICRPDQNAVFLVPWAIEPTAQVIHDTYDKQGNPIELSPRNVLKKVLKLYTDKGWQPIVAPEMEFYLTKRCEDPDFPLQPPIGRSGRPETGRQSFSIEAANEFDPLFEDVYDWCELQNLDLDTLIHEDGTAQMEINFRHGDALSLADQILVFKRTMREAALKHDVAATFMAKPMTGEPGSAMHLHQSVIDIATGKNIFSNEDGSMSELFLCHIGGLQKFIPELLPLFAPNVNSFRRFLPDTSAPVNVEWGEENRTVGLRVPDAGPQNRRVENRLPGADANPYLAIAASLLCGYIGMVEAINPSAPVVGRGYERRNLRLPLTIEDALERMENSKTIEKYLGKKFIVGYVAVKRAEHENFKRVISSWEREFLLFAV; the protein is encoded by the coding sequence ATGAGTACCAATCTCGACCAGCTCACCGATTGGTTGAAAGAGCACAAGATCACTGAGGTCGAATGCATGATTGCCGACCTCACTGGGATTACTCGCGGGAAGATCTCACCGACCAATAAGTTCATCGCCGAAAAAGGCATGCGCTTGCCCGAGAGTGTGTTGCTGCAAACGGTCACCGGCGATTATGTCGAAGATGACATCTATTACGAACTGCTGGACCCGGCGGACATCGACATGATCTGCCGCCCGGACCAGAACGCGGTGTTCCTGGTGCCATGGGCCATCGAACCGACGGCTCAGGTGATTCACGACACCTACGACAAGCAAGGCAACCCGATCGAGCTGTCGCCGCGCAACGTATTGAAGAAAGTCCTGAAACTCTATACCGACAAGGGCTGGCAGCCGATTGTGGCCCCGGAAATGGAGTTTTACCTGACCAAGCGTTGCGAAGACCCGGACTTCCCGTTGCAGCCGCCGATTGGTCGCTCCGGTCGCCCGGAAACCGGTCGTCAATCGTTCTCTATAGAAGCTGCCAACGAATTCGACCCGTTGTTCGAGGATGTTTACGACTGGTGCGAACTGCAGAATCTGGACCTGGACACACTGATCCACGAAGACGGCACGGCGCAGATGGAAATCAACTTCCGTCACGGTGATGCGTTGTCGCTGGCCGACCAGATTCTGGTGTTCAAGCGGACCATGCGTGAAGCCGCGCTGAAGCACGACGTGGCGGCAACCTTCATGGCCAAGCCGATGACCGGCGAACCAGGCAGCGCCATGCACTTGCACCAGAGCGTGATCGATATCGCCACCGGCAAAAACATCTTCTCCAACGAAGACGGTTCGATGAGTGAGTTGTTCCTGTGCCACATCGGTGGCCTGCAAAAATTCATCCCCGAGCTGTTGCCGTTGTTCGCGCCGAACGTCAATTCGTTCCGCCGCTTCCTGCCTGATACTTCGGCACCGGTGAACGTGGAGTGGGGTGAAGAGAACCGGACCGTGGGCCTTCGGGTGCCAGATGCGGGTCCGCAAAACCGTCGGGTGGAAAACCGCCTGCCGGGTGCCGACGCCAACCCGTATCTGGCCATCGCGGCGAGCCTGCTGTGCGGCTACATCGGGATGGTCGAAGCAATCAATCCGAGTGCGCCGGTCGTGGGGCGTGGTTATGAACGACGCAATCTGCGTCTGCCGTTGACCATCGAAGACGCGCTGGAGCGAATGGAAAACAGCAAGACAATCGAAAAATACCTCGGTAAGAAATTCATTGTCGGTTACGTCGCGGTCAAGCGTGCCGAGCATGAGAATTTCAAGCGCGTGATCAGCTCTTGGGAACGTGAGTTCCTGCTGTTCGCGGTCTGA
- a CDS encoding aspartate aminotransferase family protein gives MSNNNPQTRVWQALSNDHHLAPFSDFKQLKEKGPRIITRAKGVYLWDSEGNKILDGMAGLWCVAIGYGRDELADAASKQMRELPYYNLFFQTAHPPVLELAKVISDIAPEGMNHVFFTGSGSEGNDTVLRMVRHYWSIKGQPKKKIIISRINGYHGSTVAGASLGGMVGMHEQGDLPIPGIVHIAQPYWFGEGGDMSPDEFGVWAAEQLEKKILELGVDNVGAFIAEPIQGAGGVIVPPDTYWPKIKEILAKYDILFIADEVICGFGRTGEWFGSDFYGLKPDMMTIAKGLTSGYIPMGGLIVRDEVVDVLNEGGDFNHGFTYSGHPVAAAVALENIRILRDEKIIEHVREETAPYLQKRLRELNDHPLVGEVRGVGLLGAIELVKDKSTRERYTGKGVGMICRQFCFDNGLIMRAVGDTMIIAPPLVISFAEIDELVTKARTCLDLTLRAIQG, from the coding sequence ATGAGTAATAACAATCCACAAACGCGCGTCTGGCAGGCCTTGAGCAATGATCACCATCTGGCGCCGTTCAGCGACTTCAAACAATTGAAAGAAAAAGGCCCGCGCATCATCACTCGCGCCAAGGGCGTTTATCTGTGGGACAGCGAAGGCAACAAGATTCTCGACGGCATGGCCGGTCTCTGGTGCGTGGCCATCGGTTACGGCCGTGACGAACTGGCCGATGCCGCCAGCAAGCAAATGCGCGAGCTGCCGTATTACAACTTGTTCTTCCAGACCGCTCACCCGCCGGTCCTGGAGTTGGCCAAAGTCATTTCCGATATCGCGCCAGAAGGCATGAACCATGTGTTCTTCACCGGTTCGGGCTCTGAAGGCAACGACACCGTGTTGCGCATGGTGCGTCACTACTGGTCGATCAAAGGCCAGCCGAAGAAGAAAATAATCATCAGCCGAATCAACGGCTATCACGGTTCGACCGTTGCTGGCGCCAGCTTGGGTGGCATGGTTGGCATGCATGAACAGGGCGACTTGCCGATCCCCGGTATCGTCCACATCGCACAGCCGTATTGGTTCGGCGAAGGCGGCGACATGAGCCCGGATGAATTCGGGGTATGGGCTGCCGAGCAACTGGAGAAGAAAATTCTCGAGTTGGGCGTCGACAACGTGGGCGCCTTTATTGCCGAGCCGATCCAGGGCGCGGGCGGTGTGATCGTTCCACCCGACACCTACTGGCCGAAGATCAAAGAGATCCTCGCCAAGTACGACATCCTGTTTATCGCTGATGAAGTGATCTGCGGGTTTGGTCGCACCGGCGAATGGTTCGGCAGCGATTTCTACGGCCTGAAACCGGACATGATGACCATCGCCAAAGGCCTGACCTCGGGTTACATCCCGATGGGTGGCCTGATCGTGCGCGATGAAGTGGTCGACGTGCTTAACGAAGGCGGCGATTTCAACCACGGATTCACTTACTCCGGTCACCCAGTTGCCGCTGCGGTGGCCCTGGAAAACATCCGTATTTTGCGCGATGAAAAAATTATCGAGCACGTCCGGGAAGAAACGGCACCCTATTTGCAAAAGCGTTTACGTGAGCTGAATGATCACCCATTGGTAGGTGAAGTTCGGGGCGTAGGGCTGCTGGGTGCAATCGAGCTGGTGAAAGATAAATCCACTCGTGAGCGTTATACCGGCAAGGGCGTCGGGATGATTTGCCGACAGTTCTGCTTCGATAACGGCCTGATCATGCGCGCCGTGGGCGACACCATGATCATTGCGCCGCCGCTGGTGATCAGTTTTGCTGAGATTGATGAGCTGGTGACCAAGGCTCGTACGTGCCTGGACCTGACCTTACGTGCCATACAAGGCTAA
- a CDS encoding polyamine ABC transporter substrate-binding protein, whose product MKIFGKTLLALSLMGVVAAAAQADDKVLHVYNWSDYIAPDTVAKFEKESGIKVVYDVFDSNETLEAKLLAGKSGYDIVVPSNNFLAKQIKAGVYQELDRSKLPNWKNLNENLLKTVGAASDPGNKHAFPYMWGSIGIGYNAEKVKAALGADAPVNSWDLLFKPENAAKLKGCGVSFLDSPTEMIPVALHYLGYPTDTKDKKQLKEAEDLFLKIRPSITYFHSSKYIGDLANGNICVAVGYSGDVYQAKARAEEAGGKVKVSYSIPKEGAGSFYDMVAIPKDAENVEGAYKFMTFLQKPEIMAEITNSVHFPNGNAAATPLVNEDIRTDPGVYPSTEVQAKLYAISDLDAATQRLLTRSWTKIKSGK is encoded by the coding sequence ATGAAGATATTTGGCAAGACCCTCCTCGCCTTGTCCCTTATGGGCGTAGTGGCCGCTGCTGCTCAGGCCGATGACAAAGTTCTGCACGTCTATAACTGGTCCGACTACATCGCACCGGATACCGTCGCGAAATTTGAAAAAGAGTCGGGCATCAAGGTCGTTTACGACGTCTTTGACAGTAACGAAACCCTCGAAGCCAAGTTGTTGGCCGGCAAGTCCGGTTACGACATTGTGGTGCCGTCCAACAACTTCCTGGCCAAGCAAATCAAAGCCGGCGTTTATCAGGAACTGGACCGCTCCAAGCTGCCTAACTGGAAAAACCTGAACGAGAATCTGCTCAAAACCGTGGGCGCAGCCAGCGACCCAGGTAACAAGCATGCCTTCCCGTACATGTGGGGTTCGATCGGCATTGGTTACAACGCCGAAAAAGTTAAAGCAGCCTTGGGCGCTGATGCGCCGGTCAATTCCTGGGACTTGCTGTTCAAGCCAGAGAACGCAGCCAAGCTGAAGGGCTGTGGCGTCAGCTTCCTCGACTCGCCAACCGAGATGATTCCGGTGGCCCTGCATTACTTAGGTTATCCAACCGACACCAAGGACAAAAAGCAGCTGAAAGAAGCTGAAGACTTGTTCCTGAAAATCCGCCCATCGATCACCTATTTCCACTCTTCCAAGTACATCGGTGACTTGGCCAACGGCAACATCTGTGTGGCGGTCGGTTACTCGGGTGACGTTTACCAGGCCAAAGCCCGTGCTGAAGAAGCCGGTGGCAAGGTCAAGGTCAGCTACAGCATTCCTAAGGAAGGGGCCGGTAGCTTCTACGACATGGTTGCGATTCCCAAGGATGCCGAGAACGTCGAAGGTGCTTACAAATTCATGACCTTCCTGCAGAAACCGGAAATCATGGCTGAAATCACCAACAGCGTGCACTTCCCTAACGGCAACGCCGCAGCAACACCGTTGGTCAACGAAGATATCCGTACCGACCCAGGCGTTTATCCGTCGACCGAAGTGCAGGCAAAACTGTACGCCATCAGCGATTTGGATGCCGCAACACAGCGACTTCTGACGCGCAGCTGGACCAAGATCAAATCGGGCAAGTAA
- a CDS encoding polyamine ABC transporter substrate-binding protein translates to MSISYFHNALLVGASLTLAVSVQAASTVHIYNWSDYIGETTLVDFEAATHIKPLYDVFDSNETLEGKLLAGHTGYDVVVPSNHFLGKQIKAGAFQKLDKAQLPNWQNLDPALLKRLQKNDPGNQYAVPYLWGTNGIGYNVDKIKAVLGVDKIDSWAMLFEPENIKKLSKCGVAFLDSGDEMIPAMLNYMGLKPNSEDPEDYKKAEAKLLAIRPYVTYFNSSKYITDLANGDICVAAGFSGDVFQARARAAEAGKGVKVAYVIPKEGGNLWFDMLAIPRDASNVKEAHAFINYLLKPEVIAQVSDTVGYANPNLKADALMDQKVRTDAAVYPPQEVLDKLYVNAELPPKVQRLMTRSWTKVKSGK, encoded by the coding sequence TTGTCTATTTCTTATTTTCACAACGCATTGTTGGTCGGTGCGAGCTTGACCTTGGCGGTCAGTGTTCAAGCCGCTTCCACGGTGCATATTTATAACTGGTCTGATTATATCGGCGAGACCACCTTGGTGGACTTTGAAGCGGCCACCCACATCAAACCGTTGTATGACGTATTCGATTCCAACGAAACGCTTGAAGGCAAGCTGCTCGCCGGGCATACCGGTTATGACGTGGTCGTTCCGTCCAACCACTTCCTGGGCAAGCAGATCAAAGCCGGGGCGTTCCAGAAACTCGACAAGGCCCAGTTGCCCAATTGGCAGAACCTCGACCCGGCGCTGCTCAAGCGTCTGCAGAAGAATGATCCGGGCAATCAGTACGCCGTGCCGTATCTATGGGGCACCAATGGTATTGGTTACAACGTCGATAAAATCAAGGCGGTACTGGGTGTCGACAAGATCGACTCCTGGGCAATGTTGTTCGAGCCCGAGAACATCAAAAAGCTTTCTAAATGCGGCGTAGCGTTTCTCGACTCTGGCGATGAAATGATTCCCGCCATGCTCAATTACATGGGCCTGAAACCCAACAGTGAAGACCCGGAAGATTACAAAAAAGCGGAAGCGAAGTTACTGGCCATCCGGCCCTACGTGACGTACTTCAACTCGTCCAAATACATCACCGACCTGGCCAACGGCGACATCTGCGTGGCCGCCGGATTTTCCGGTGATGTGTTCCAGGCAAGAGCCCGCGCGGCAGAAGCCGGCAAGGGCGTGAAGGTGGCTTACGTCATCCCCAAGGAAGGCGGCAACCTGTGGTTTGACATGCTGGCGATCCCCCGTGATGCGAGCAACGTCAAAGAGGCCCATGCCTTCATTAACTATCTGCTCAAGCCGGAGGTGATTGCTCAGGTCAGCGACACCGTCGGCTATGCCAACCCGAACTTAAAGGCTGACGCGTTGATGGATCAGAAAGTACGCACCGATGCCGCGGTTTATCCACCGCAAGAGGTCCTGGACAAGCTTTACGTCAATGCTGAGTTGCCCCCGAAGGTGCAACGTTTAATGACCCGCAGCTGGACTAAGGTCAAGTCGGGTAAATAA
- the potA gene encoding polyamine ABC transporter ATP-binding protein: MAVASGAYKKALEGGQQPKQVLVKIDRVTKKFDETIAVDDVSLQINKGEIFALLGGSGSGKSTLLRMLAGFERPTEGRIYLDGVDITDMPPYERPINMMFQSYALFPHMTVAQNIAFGLKQDKISAQEIDARVAEMLKLVQMSQYAKRKPHQLSGGQRQRVALARSLAKKPKLLLLDEPMGALDKKLRSQMQLELVEIIERVGVTCIMVTHDQEEAMTMAQRIAIMHLGWIAQIGSPIDIYETPTSRLVCEFIGNVNLFEGEVVDDAEGHALIASPELERNIFVGHGISTSVEDKHITYAIRPEKLLVTTMMPSCEYNWSRGKVHDIAYLGGHSVFYVELPCGKMVQSFVANAERRGARPTWDDEVYVWWEDDSGVVLRS, from the coding sequence ATGGCAGTTGCCTCCGGCGCCTATAAGAAAGCCCTCGAAGGTGGTCAGCAACCTAAACAGGTGCTGGTCAAAATCGACCGGGTCACGAAGAAGTTCGACGAGACGATTGCCGTGGACGACGTGTCCCTGCAAATCAATAAAGGCGAGATTTTTGCCTTGCTCGGCGGCTCTGGTTCAGGAAAGTCCACGCTTCTGCGCATGCTCGCAGGCTTTGAGCGGCCGACCGAGGGGCGTATCTACCTTGATGGCGTGGACATCACCGATATGCCGCCTTACGAGCGGCCGATCAACATGATGTTCCAGTCCTACGCGCTGTTCCCGCATATGACCGTCGCGCAGAACATCGCCTTCGGTTTAAAGCAGGACAAGATTTCCGCTCAGGAGATCGATGCCCGCGTGGCTGAGATGCTCAAGCTGGTGCAGATGAGCCAGTACGCCAAGCGCAAGCCGCATCAGTTGTCCGGCGGTCAGCGCCAGCGTGTGGCCCTGGCGCGCTCGCTGGCGAAAAAGCCGAAGCTGTTGCTGCTCGACGAACCCATGGGTGCGCTGGACAAAAAACTGCGCTCGCAAATGCAGCTGGAATTGGTCGAGATCATCGAGCGCGTTGGCGTGACCTGCATCATGGTGACCCACGATCAGGAAGAGGCCATGACCATGGCCCAGCGCATCGCAATTATGCACCTGGGCTGGATCGCACAGATTGGCAGCCCGATTGATATTTATGAAACCCCGACCAGCCGGCTGGTCTGCGAATTCATCGGCAACGTCAACCTGTTCGAAGGCGAAGTCGTCGATGACGCCGAAGGTCACGCGCTGATCGCAAGCCCGGAACTGGAACGCAATATCTTCGTCGGCCACGGTATTAGTACGTCGGTTGAAGACAAGCACATTACCTATGCGATTCGTCCGGAAAAGCTTTTGGTTACCACGATGATGCCAAGCTGCGAGTACAACTGGTCGCGCGGCAAAGTACACGACATCGCTTACCTGGGGGGCCACTCGGTGTTTTATGTCGAGTTGCCGTGCGGCAAGATGGTCCAGTCGTTCGTTGCCAACGCTGAACGCCGTGGTGCACGTCCGACCTGGGACGATGAAGTCTACGTATGGTGGGAAGACGACAGCGGCGTGGTATTACGCTCATGA
- a CDS encoding ABC transporter permease subunit, which translates to MPGGRQLVIGVPFLWMFLFFMLPFIIVLKISFAEADVAIPPYTEIFNVIEQKLQLILNLGNYAMLGDDELYIAAYLGSLKMAFFSTLLCLLIGYPMAYGIATARKESQTVLLLLIMMPTWTAILIRVYAWMGILSNNGLLNSFLMWLGVINEPLQILNTNLAVYIGVVYSYLPFMILPLYANLVKHDQSLLEAASDLGSSTFNSFWKITVPLSKNGIIAGCMLVFIPVVGEFVIPELLGGPETLMIGKVLWQEFFNNRDWPVASALAVVMLAILIVPIILFNRSQAKELEAKA; encoded by the coding sequence ATTCCCGGTGGCCGGCAGTTGGTCATCGGGGTCCCTTTCCTCTGGATGTTCCTGTTCTTCATGCTGCCGTTCATCATCGTGCTGAAAATCAGCTTCGCTGAGGCAGACGTTGCGATTCCGCCGTACACCGAAATTTTCAACGTTATCGAACAGAAACTGCAGCTGATTCTCAACCTCGGCAATTACGCGATGCTCGGCGATGATGAGCTGTACATCGCTGCTTACCTGGGCTCGCTGAAGATGGCGTTTTTCAGCACGCTGCTGTGCTTGCTGATCGGCTATCCCATGGCCTACGGCATCGCCACGGCGCGCAAAGAAAGCCAGACGGTCTTGCTGCTATTGATCATGATGCCAACCTGGACCGCGATCCTGATTCGCGTTTACGCGTGGATGGGCATCCTTAGCAACAACGGCCTGCTCAACAGCTTCCTGATGTGGCTGGGGGTCATCAACGAGCCCTTGCAGATACTCAATACCAACCTGGCGGTCTATATCGGCGTGGTGTATTCCTACCTGCCGTTCATGATCCTGCCGCTGTACGCCAACTTGGTGAAACATGATCAAAGCCTGCTTGAAGCCGCTTCGGACCTGGGTTCGAGCACCTTCAACAGCTTCTGGAAAATCACCGTGCCGTTGTCCAAAAACGGCATTATCGCCGGCTGCATGCTGGTCTTCATTCCGGTAGTGGGCGAGTTCGTGATCCCGGAACTGCTGGGCGGTCCCGAGACGTTGATGATTGGTAAAGTGCTGTGGCAAGAGTTCTTCAATAACCGTGACTGGCCGGTAGCGTCTGCTCTGGCGGTGGTGATGCTGGCGATCCTGATCGTGCCGATCATCCTCTTCAACCGTAGCCAGGCCAAAGAACTGGAGGCTAAAGCATGA
- a CDS encoding ABC transporter permease subunit — protein MKRFRFSNMMLILGLVFIYAPMVILVIYSFNASKLVTVWGGWSIKWYVGLLDNTQLMGSVMRSLEIACYTSIAAVALGTMAAFVLTRIAHFKGRTLFGGLATAPLVMPEVITGLSLLLLFVAMAQMIGWPQERGIVTIWIAHTTFCAAYVSVVVSARLRELDLSIEEAAMDLGARPWKVFFQITIPMIAPSLAAGAMMSFALSLDDLVLASFVSGPGSTTLPMEVFSAVRLGVKPEINAIASLILLAVSIATFMVWFFSRRAEDQRKRAIQLAIDEAAAETWSQPDPRRAQVSEVA, from the coding sequence ATGAAGCGCTTCAGATTCTCGAACATGATGCTGATATTGGGCCTGGTATTTATCTACGCCCCCATGGTCATCCTGGTTATCTACTCGTTCAACGCCTCCAAGCTGGTGACGGTCTGGGGTGGCTGGTCGATCAAGTGGTACGTTGGCCTGCTGGATAACACCCAACTGATGGGTTCTGTCATGCGTTCGCTGGAGATCGCGTGCTATACGTCGATCGCCGCCGTGGCGCTGGGGACCATGGCTGCGTTTGTGTTGACGCGTATCGCTCACTTCAAAGGCCGGACGCTGTTCGGTGGGTTGGCGACGGCCCCTCTGGTGATGCCTGAAGTGATCACCGGTCTGTCGCTGTTGCTGCTGTTCGTGGCCATGGCGCAGATGATCGGCTGGCCGCAGGAACGCGGCATCGTCACCATCTGGATCGCTCACACAACGTTCTGTGCGGCGTACGTGTCGGTGGTGGTTTCGGCTCGCTTGCGTGAGTTGGACCTGTCCATTGAAGAAGCGGCCATGGACCTGGGGGCGCGGCCGTGGAAGGTGTTTTTCCAGATCACCATCCCGATGATTGCGCCGTCACTGGCTGCGGGCGCGATGATGTCTTTCGCCCTGTCGCTGGACGATCTGGTCCTCGCCAGTTTCGTGTCGGGCCCTGGCTCGACGACCTTACCGATGGAAGTGTTCTCCGCCGTGCGCCTGGGCGTTAAACCGGAAATCAACGCCATCGCCAGCTTGATCCTGTTGGCCGTTTCGATAGCGACCTTCATGGTCTGGTTCTTCAGCCGTCGGGCTGAAGATCAGCGCAAGCGCGCTATCCAGCTCGCCATCGACGAAGCTGCTGCCGAGACCTGGTCACAACCCGATCCACGTCGGGCGCAGGTATCTGAAGTCGCGTGA